The following are encoded together in the Bacillus cereus group sp. RP43 genome:
- a CDS encoding PTS sugar transporter subunit IIC — translation MNGFMSFMEQKIMPTTQKIAGQRHLLAIRNGVISTLPLTIVGSFFVIFLNLPIDAYMEWIAPFRHILDIPFRFTVGLMALYAAFGVGASLANFYQLNQLSAGLLSVLAFLLASVEPIQITKAVPGVIDAGRYISVGTLSATSLFGAIVTALIAVEIYHFMIKHNISIKLPDSVPPAVANSFAALIPTLVVILLFWGIRYGLKFDVNTTITYLIAPLKSVLVGNNLFGGLLTVFLIVFFWSFGIHGPAILGPIIRPMWDSAILENMEVFTATGNAHQLPNLFTEQFIQWFVWIGGSGSTLALVIMFMFSKSKFLKELGRLSFVPGLFNINEPIIFGAPIVMNPILIIPFVITPLVTTTVSYFAVVSGMIPLMMAKLPFTMLAPIAAIISTDWTIMAGVLVLVNFVISFVIYYPFFKMYEKQQLAGEEKAECSEQLSS, via the coding sequence ATGAATGGGTTTATGAGTTTTATGGAACAGAAGATTATGCCAACGACGCAAAAGATTGCGGGACAGCGACATTTATTAGCAATTCGAAACGGGGTTATTTCTACATTACCATTAACGATCGTCGGATCATTTTTCGTTATCTTTTTAAACTTACCAATTGATGCATATATGGAGTGGATTGCACCATTTCGCCATATTTTAGATATTCCATTCCGATTTACAGTAGGACTAATGGCATTATACGCAGCATTTGGAGTAGGGGCTTCGCTCGCGAATTTTTATCAGCTCAATCAATTAAGTGCAGGATTATTATCTGTACTCGCCTTTTTACTAGCATCAGTTGAACCAATTCAAATCACGAAAGCTGTGCCAGGTGTTATTGATGCGGGTAGATATATTTCAGTAGGAACATTAAGTGCAACGTCTTTATTCGGCGCAATTGTTACAGCATTAATTGCCGTAGAAATTTATCATTTCATGATTAAGCATAATATCTCGATTAAATTACCAGACAGTGTACCACCAGCAGTTGCAAACTCGTTTGCAGCATTAATTCCAACTTTAGTAGTTATTCTTTTATTCTGGGGTATTCGTTACGGTTTGAAATTTGATGTAAATACAACAATCACATATTTAATTGCACCATTAAAGTCAGTATTAGTAGGGAATAATTTATTCGGTGGTTTATTAACAGTATTCCTAATCGTATTCTTCTGGTCGTTCGGTATACATGGTCCAGCGATTTTAGGACCAATCATTCGTCCAATGTGGGATTCAGCAATTCTTGAAAATATGGAAGTGTTCACCGCTACAGGAAACGCACATCAGTTACCGAACTTATTTACAGAGCAATTTATTCAATGGTTCGTATGGATTGGTGGATCAGGCTCAACGTTAGCTTTAGTTATTATGTTTATGTTCTCTAAATCTAAGTTCCTAAAAGAATTAGGTAGATTATCATTCGTACCAGGTTTATTCAATATTAACGAACCAATTATTTTCGGGGCACCAATTGTAATGAACCCGATCTTAATTATTCCATTCGTTATTACACCGTTAGTTACAACGACAGTATCATATTTCGCAGTTGTTTCAGGTATGATTCCGCTCATGATGGCGAAACTGCCATTTACGATGTTGGCACCAATTGCAGCAATTATTAGTACGGACTGGACAATTATGGCCGGTGTACTTGTACTTGTTAACTTTGTTATCTCATTCGTTATTTACTATCCATTCTTCAAAATGTATGAGAAACAACAATTAGCAGGAGAGGAGAAGGCAGAATGCTCGGAGCAATTATCATCTTAA
- a CDS encoding PTS sugar transporter subunit IIB, with translation MYILLCCAAGMSTSMVVRKMQEEAKKQGKDYKIKAVDSELVKLEIKEADVVLIGPQVKYLFPAVEFLANSYDIPVAIINQRDYGMCDGLKVLKQAEELVLA, from the coding sequence ATGTACATTTTATTATGTTGTGCAGCAGGCATGTCAACGAGTATGGTTGTAAGAAAAATGCAAGAAGAGGCAAAGAAACAAGGGAAGGATTATAAAATTAAGGCAGTTGATTCCGAACTTGTGAAGCTTGAAATTAAGGAAGCCGATGTCGTTTTAATCGGTCCGCAAGTGAAATATTTATTTCCGGCCGTAGAGTTTCTTGCAAATTCATATGATATACCAGTTGCTATTATAAACCAACGAGATTATGGCATGTGTGACGGTTTGAAAGTACTTAAGCAGGCAGAAGAATTAGTTTTAGCGTAA
- a CDS encoding PTS lactose/cellobiose transporter subunit IIA — translation MTDMQTPFALILHGGNARSAALEAIAFARKGDFQNASEKMELASEEISSAHRIQTDLIQEEARGNHAEISLLLVHAQDHLMNAITVKELAEEFITLHKRVEEKVTV, via the coding sequence ATGACTGATATGCAAACTCCATTTGCGTTAATTTTACATGGTGGCAACGCTAGAAGCGCGGCACTTGAAGCGATTGCTTTTGCAAGAAAAGGAGATTTTCAGAATGCGAGTGAAAAGATGGAACTTGCTAGTGAGGAAATATCATCCGCTCATCGTATTCAAACGGATTTAATTCAAGAGGAAGCAAGAGGAAATCATGCAGAAATAAGTTTATTATTAGTGCATGCACAAGATCATTTAATGAATGCCATTACAGTGAAAGAACTTGCTGAGGAATTTATTACTCTTCATAAACGAGTGGAAGAGAAAGTGACAGTATAA
- a CDS encoding PRD domain-containing protein — protein MTKVHQRLISILEEFLEEKSMLNRAFLANRLHVSTKTIQKDIKLLNDILEEHGAKIESQRGNGYELEIMKTKKFEDFCMSLFQKQTEKIPTSNEERVAYILQRILMTDGYVKLSQIAEEIYVSKSTVNLIMKDVTDICSRYELQIEKRPYYGIRIVGEEFNIRSCLSQYGLPRYEHTPFHENYEQTDTYLSLPHISLIRSVILKYIEGGTIYLSDIEIDNLSIHIAIALKRCRDDHYIQALHVEGSELIIKKEYKIAKLILGNLGEELKLQFPEEEILYVTMHLLSTAVTARERFENVEELLGKDVYAFMQHILFKVAEERNLTFYYDEELLFGFGVHLKTLLNRLKYKLNTRNPLLAEVKKNYPYAFEIAVLVGDIIGEYTGESIPESEIGYIAIHFGGAMSRLQENNQKKRCLLVCATGQGSAQLLKYKILSQFRDKLEIVGITGYYQLKVEELYKDKIDCIISTIHIPSGLPVPVIKVNSIFDDKEIKSIGQQLFTHVNNSVQQYIKEDLIFLNRSASTKEEVIQFLCEKAAAKSYVPANFYASVIEREHTSPTAVGNLVAIPHPMQLLSEQTFLMFCTLDKAIDWGDKKVQVIILFSVKRNNNEDLQKLYDFLYDIMSSQNTIEKLTQAEVIEDFQEILLSL, from the coding sequence ATGACAAAAGTGCATCAGCGATTAATTTCCATTTTAGAGGAGTTTTTAGAAGAGAAATCAATGTTGAATAGGGCCTTTCTAGCAAATCGGTTACATGTATCGACGAAGACGATTCAAAAAGATATAAAGTTATTAAATGATATATTGGAAGAACATGGGGCGAAAATCGAATCACAAAGAGGAAATGGGTACGAACTGGAAATTATGAAAACTAAGAAATTTGAAGATTTTTGCATGAGCTTATTTCAAAAACAAACGGAAAAAATTCCAACTTCTAATGAAGAAAGAGTAGCATATATTTTACAACGTATTTTAATGACAGATGGGTATGTGAAGCTTTCACAGATAGCGGAAGAGATTTATGTGAGTAAATCTACTGTAAACTTAATTATGAAGGATGTTACGGATATTTGTAGTCGCTATGAGTTACAAATTGAAAAAAGACCATATTATGGTATACGTATTGTGGGAGAAGAATTTAATATTCGTTCTTGTTTATCACAATATGGTTTACCGCGTTATGAACATACTCCATTTCATGAGAACTATGAGCAGACGGACACATATTTATCGTTACCCCATATTTCTCTCATCCGCTCAGTTATACTAAAGTATATCGAGGGAGGAACGATATATTTATCAGATATAGAAATTGATAATTTATCAATTCATATTGCGATTGCTTTAAAGAGATGCAGGGATGATCATTACATTCAAGCACTGCATGTAGAGGGATCTGAACTTATAATAAAGAAAGAATATAAAATTGCGAAACTGATTTTAGGGAATTTAGGGGAAGAGCTAAAACTTCAATTTCCAGAAGAAGAAATTTTATATGTGACGATGCATTTATTAAGTACAGCTGTTACAGCAAGAGAGCGTTTTGAAAATGTGGAAGAGCTATTAGGGAAAGACGTATATGCATTCATGCAACATATTCTTTTCAAAGTAGCGGAAGAACGGAATCTTACTTTTTATTATGATGAAGAATTATTATTTGGTTTTGGTGTTCATTTAAAAACGTTATTAAATCGTTTGAAGTATAAATTAAATACGAGAAATCCTCTTTTAGCAGAAGTGAAAAAAAATTATCCATATGCTTTTGAAATTGCAGTTCTCGTTGGAGATATAATTGGTGAATATACGGGTGAATCCATTCCAGAGAGTGAAATTGGTTATATTGCCATTCACTTTGGAGGGGCGATGAGCCGTTTACAAGAAAATAATCAAAAGAAAAGATGTTTATTAGTTTGTGCGACTGGTCAAGGGAGTGCACAGCTACTGAAATATAAAATTCTATCACAGTTCCGAGATAAATTAGAGATTGTAGGTATTACAGGCTATTATCAATTGAAGGTAGAAGAACTTTATAAGGATAAAATAGATTGTATTATTAGTACGATTCATATACCGAGTGGTTTGCCTGTGCCAGTTATAAAAGTAAATTCAATATTTGATGATAAAGAAATTAAATCGATTGGTCAGCAGTTATTTACGCATGTGAATAATAGTGTGCAGCAATATATTAAGGAAGATTTGATCTTCTTAAATCGTAGTGCTTCTACGAAAGAAGAGGTTATCCAGTTTTTATGTGAGAAAGCTGCTGCGAAAAGTTATGTACCTGCAAACTTTTATGCTTCTGTTATAGAAAGAGAACACACATCTCCTACAGCGGTTGGGAATTTAGTTGCGATTCCACATCCGATGCAGTTATTAAGTGAACAAACATTTTTGATGTTTTGTACGCTTGATAAAGCTATTGACTGGGGAGATAAGAAAGTACAAGTTATTATTTTATTTAGTGTGAAGCGCAATAATAATGAAGATTTACAAAAGCTTTATGATTTTTTATATGATATTATGTCTAGTCAGAATACGATAGAGAAATTAACTCAGGCTGAAGTAATTGAAGATTTCCAAGAGATATTATTATCTTTATAA
- a CDS encoding MupG family TIM beta-alpha barrel fold protein — translation MRRLGISIYPEHSTVEKDKEYLTLASKYGFTRVFTCLLSVDGEKEKIIEEFKETISHANALGFQVLVDISPSVFEQLGISYNDLSFFHELGAYGIRLDVGFSGLEESIMTYNPYGLKIEINMSNGTKYVDNIMSHRPNRENLIGCHNFYPHRYSGLSYDHFIKCSKQFKDYGMRTAAFISSFDATYGPWPVTEGLCTLEQHRELPMTTQAKHLFATELIDDVIIANAYASEEELEALGELNKDKQTFDIEIYETTTELERIIVLDEPHFYRGDVSEYMIRSTQSRVKYKKEEFKPHNTREIKRGDILIDNEQYGQYKGELQLALKDMVNTGKTNVVGRVIEEEIFLLDYLQAWDKFGFTLKK, via the coding sequence ATGAGACGATTAGGTATTTCTATTTATCCAGAACATTCGACAGTAGAGAAAGATAAAGAGTATTTAACATTAGCAAGTAAATACGGATTTACACGTGTATTCACATGCTTATTATCTGTAGATGGCGAAAAAGAGAAAATTATAGAAGAGTTTAAAGAAACAATTTCTCATGCGAATGCATTAGGGTTCCAAGTATTGGTTGATATTAGTCCGTCTGTTTTTGAACAACTAGGTATTTCTTATAATGATTTATCATTCTTCCATGAACTAGGTGCTTACGGTATTCGTTTAGATGTTGGTTTCTCAGGATTAGAAGAATCGATTATGACGTACAATCCGTACGGTTTGAAAATTGAGATTAATATGAGCAACGGTACGAAGTATGTAGATAATATTATGAGTCATAGACCAAATCGTGAAAATTTAATTGGCTGTCATAACTTCTATCCACACCGTTATTCAGGATTATCATATGATCATTTCATTAAATGCTCGAAACAATTTAAAGATTACGGTATGAGAACAGCTGCTTTTATTTCATCATTCGATGCAACATATGGGCCTTGGCCAGTAACAGAAGGATTATGTACGCTCGAGCAGCATCGTGAATTGCCAATGACAACACAAGCGAAGCATTTGTTTGCAACAGAATTAATTGATGATGTTATCATTGCGAATGCTTATGCTTCAGAAGAAGAATTAGAGGCGCTTGGTGAGTTAAATAAAGACAAGCAAACTTTTGATATAGAAATTTATGAAACAACAACAGAGTTAGAAAGAATTATTGTGTTAGACGAACCGCATTTTTATCGCGGAGATGTATCTGAATATATGATTCGTTCTACACAAAGTCGTGTGAAATATAAAAAAGAAGAGTTCAAACCTCATAATACGCGTGAAATTAAACGAGGCGATATCTTAATTGATAATGAACAATACGGTCAATATAAAGGTGAATTACAACTTGCCTTAAAAGATATGGTGAATACGGGGAAAACAAATGTAGTTGGCCGAGTTATAGAGGAAGAAATTTTCTTATTAGATTATTTACAAGCCTGGGATAAGTTTGGATTTACACTAAAGAAATAA
- a CDS encoding MFS transporter: MGEAILVKREPLWTKEFFALILANLCMFLGFQMLIPTLPVYVKEIGGTSSNIGFVVGMFTVAALFVRPLTGNALQKFNKKIILMIGTAICLLAMGSYLFASTVFLLLAVRILHGAGFGITTTTYGTVVSDLIPQARRGEGMGYFGLSGTIAMALGPLIGLWLMQTYNFTILFLCALSCTIVSLVLTKLLQIKKSPQPPQQTSGTFLDGFIERKALLPSLLILCITLMYGGIGSFITLFATEVGITDISLFFLFNALAIAVTRPFSGRLYDAKGHTFVIIPGVIITFTGIILLSYTTTIPSLIIAAACYGSGFGAIQPALQAWMIDRVASHRRGVATATFFSAFDLGIGAGAIIFGFIAHFTNYATVYRYSSLLLIAFLFIYITSLRKQKQKDKINEKAVG, encoded by the coding sequence ATGGGAGAGGCAATACTCGTAAAACGAGAACCGTTATGGACAAAAGAGTTTTTTGCGCTAATTCTAGCAAACTTATGTATGTTTTTAGGATTTCAAATGTTAATTCCTACTTTACCTGTTTATGTGAAAGAAATTGGTGGCACAAGTTCCAATATCGGATTTGTTGTCGGTATGTTTACCGTTGCTGCACTTTTTGTTAGACCGCTAACTGGAAATGCATTGCAAAAATTCAACAAAAAAATCATTTTAATGATCGGTACTGCTATTTGTTTACTCGCTATGGGCAGTTATCTTTTCGCTTCAACCGTTTTCCTATTGCTTGCCGTTCGAATTTTACACGGAGCTGGTTTTGGTATTACAACGACTACATACGGTACTGTCGTTTCAGATTTAATTCCGCAAGCTCGCCGCGGTGAAGGCATGGGGTATTTCGGTCTTTCTGGAACTATAGCCATGGCGCTCGGTCCACTGATCGGACTTTGGCTTATGCAAACATATAACTTCACGATTCTTTTTTTATGTGCACTTTCATGTACAATTGTTTCCTTAGTATTAACGAAACTACTTCAAATCAAAAAATCGCCGCAACCACCACAGCAAACATCTGGTACCTTTCTCGATGGATTTATTGAGCGTAAAGCTTTACTTCCTTCATTATTAATATTATGTATTACATTAATGTACGGAGGAATCGGGAGCTTTATTACATTATTTGCTACAGAAGTCGGGATTACTGATATCAGTCTCTTCTTTTTATTTAATGCACTTGCAATCGCTGTAACCCGCCCGTTTTCCGGAAGATTATATGATGCGAAAGGCCATACATTCGTCATCATTCCAGGAGTTATTATTACGTTTACAGGTATTATTTTGCTGTCATATACAACTACAATTCCGAGCTTAATTATTGCCGCAGCGTGCTACGGCAGTGGTTTCGGAGCAATTCAACCGGCACTACAAGCATGGATGATTGACCGAGTAGCATCGCACCGGAGAGGAGTAGCAACAGCAACATTCTTCTCAGCATTTGATCTTGGAATTGGTGCTGGAGCGATTATTTTTGGATTCATTGCACACTTTACCAACTATGCAACTGTATATCGTTATTCCTCTCTATTACTTATTGCCTTCCTGTTCATTTACATTACAAGCTTACGGAAACAAAAACAGAAAGATAAAATAAACGAAAAAGCCGTTGGGTAA
- a CDS encoding zinc-binding dehydrogenase has product MKAILYTKYGPPDVLQLKEVEKPTPKDNEILIKINATTVTAGDIRSRSFTVPPSVWLPARIALGFKQPKKQILGMELAGEVESVGKDVTRFKAGDQVFAATQANFGSYAEYICIPEDGPVCMKPSNITYEESAAIPIGARTALFFLQKANVRSGQNILIYGASGSVGSYAVQISKYFGAKVTGVCSSSNLELVKSLGADEVIDYTASDFSTIDGAYDVIFEAVNRSSFSECIKMLKEDGTYINIVEPLPSAQMLWTKLTSRMKLILSQNAPETSEALNFLKELVENGKIKVVIDRQYTFEEIIEAHIYVEKGHKKGNVVITMEHNDDSK; this is encoded by the coding sequence ATGAAAGCAATATTGTATACAAAATATGGTCCCCCCGACGTACTTCAATTGAAAGAAGTTGAAAAACCTACACCTAAAGACAATGAAATACTAATAAAAATTAATGCGACAACCGTAACAGCAGGAGATATTCGTTCAAGAAGTTTTACGGTTCCCCCTTCGGTTTGGCTACCCGCTCGAATTGCACTTGGCTTTAAACAACCGAAAAAACAAATACTTGGAATGGAATTGGCTGGTGAAGTTGAATCAGTAGGAAAAGACGTTACGCGTTTTAAAGCAGGAGATCAAGTTTTTGCTGCTACCCAAGCAAATTTCGGTTCTTATGCTGAGTACATTTGTATACCTGAAGATGGACCAGTATGCATGAAGCCCTCCAATATAACCTATGAAGAATCCGCAGCCATTCCAATTGGGGCACGTACAGCCTTATTTTTCCTACAGAAAGCCAACGTTCGAAGCGGCCAAAACATTCTTATTTACGGAGCTTCTGGAAGTGTCGGAAGTTATGCAGTGCAAATTTCCAAGTATTTCGGCGCAAAAGTTACAGGGGTGTGCAGTAGCTCAAATTTAGAATTAGTAAAGTCCCTAGGAGCTGACGAAGTAATTGATTACACCGCAAGCGATTTTTCTACTATAGACGGAGCTTATGATGTTATCTTTGAAGCGGTAAACAGGAGCTCCTTTTCAGAGTGTATTAAAATGTTAAAGGAAGATGGTACCTATATAAATATCGTTGAACCGTTACCAAGTGCTCAAATGCTCTGGACTAAATTGACAAGTCGCATGAAACTCATATTAAGTCAAAACGCACCTGAAACTTCCGAAGCATTAAATTTCCTTAAAGAACTTGTTGAGAACGGTAAAATAAAAGTGGTCATTGATAGGCAATACACTTTTGAAGAAATTATTGAAGCTCACATATATGTTGAAAAAGGACATAAGAAGGGAAATGTCGTCATAACTATGGAGCATAATGACGATTCTAAATAA
- a CDS encoding Na/Pi symporter, with protein sequence MEYNVQEMIFQFIGGLGIFLFGIKYMGDGLQQAAGDRLRDILDRFTTNPLMGVLAGMLVTVLIQSSSGTTALTVGLVSAGFMTLRQAIGVIMGANIGTTVTAFIIGIKIGEYALPVMAVGAILLFFFKNKKVHSVGQVVFGFGMLFFGLELMSAGMKPLRSLESFQDLMISMSDNPILGIIVGTVFTLIVQSSSATIGILQELFGQGAIDLQAALPVLFGDNIGTTITAVLAAIGTSIAARRAALVHVIFNIIGTIIFTIILIPFTNLIQYFQTSLNLNPEMTIAFAHGTFNVTNTIIQFPFIAVLAWIVTKIIRGEDASINFKPQHLNPIFIEQSPAIALTEAQKEIIRMAEFSLDGLKEANQFLNTQDKKHANMATQLEGAINNLDKKITEYLVLLSEKPLSSADSEKHSVLAGVVGDIERVGDHVENLVELVDFQISNRVSLSDDALTELNEMLELTISTLQDAINALTNFDTELAQTVIAKERKIDQMERVLRKRHVIRLNERSCSGDASIIFVDMVSNLERIGDHAVNIADGVLGEQGKVNLKQSL encoded by the coding sequence GTGGAATATAATGTTCAAGAAATGATCTTCCAGTTCATTGGTGGATTAGGTATTTTCTTATTCGGGATTAAATACATGGGCGATGGACTGCAACAAGCAGCTGGAGATCGTCTTCGCGATATTTTAGATCGTTTTACAACGAACCCACTTATGGGTGTACTAGCAGGTATGTTAGTTACTGTATTAATTCAATCAAGTTCAGGAACAACCGCTTTAACAGTTGGACTTGTAAGTGCCGGATTTATGACATTAAGACAAGCAATTGGTGTTATTATGGGTGCGAACATCGGTACGACAGTTACTGCATTTATTATCGGAATTAAAATCGGAGAATACGCTCTCCCAGTTATGGCAGTTGGAGCGATTTTACTATTCTTCTTTAAAAATAAAAAAGTACATTCTGTAGGTCAAGTTGTATTCGGTTTTGGTATGTTATTCTTCGGTTTAGAATTAATGAGCGCAGGTATGAAACCTCTTCGTTCATTAGAGTCATTCCAAGATTTAATGATTAGCATGAGTGATAATCCAATTTTAGGAATTATTGTCGGTACAGTCTTCACTTTAATTGTACAAAGCTCAAGCGCAACAATCGGTATTTTACAAGAATTATTCGGTCAAGGTGCAATCGATTTACAAGCTGCCCTTCCTGTATTATTCGGTGATAACATCGGTACGACAATTACAGCAGTATTAGCAGCAATCGGTACTTCAATTGCAGCAAGACGTGCAGCATTAGTTCACGTTATCTTTAATATTATCGGTACCATTATCTTTACGATTATATTGATACCATTTACAAATTTAATTCAATATTTCCAAACATCATTAAACTTGAATCCAGAAATGACAATTGCATTTGCACATGGAACATTTAACGTAACGAATACAATCATTCAGTTCCCATTCATTGCAGTATTAGCCTGGATTGTAACAAAAATTATTCGTGGTGAAGATGCATCTATTAACTTCAAACCACAACATTTAAATCCAATCTTTATTGAACAATCTCCAGCTATTGCTTTAACAGAAGCTCAAAAAGAGATTATCCGTATGGCGGAGTTTTCATTAGATGGATTAAAAGAAGCAAACCAATTTTTAAATACACAAGACAAAAAACACGCTAATATGGCTACTCAATTAGAAGGAGCTATTAACAATTTAGATAAAAAAATTACCGAGTATTTAGTTTTACTATCAGAAAAACCACTTTCATCAGCAGATTCTGAGAAGCATTCTGTTTTAGCTGGTGTTGTTGGAGATATTGAACGTGTCGGTGATCATGTAGAAAACCTTGTAGAACTTGTAGATTTCCAAATTTCAAACCGCGTTTCACTATCAGACGACGCACTAACTGAATTAAATGAAATGCTTGAATTAACAATTTCAACATTACAAGATGCAATCAATGCTTTAACAAACTTTGACACTGAACTAGCTCAAACTGTTATTGCGAAAGAACGTAAAATTGACCAAATGGAACGCGTTCTTCGCAAACGTCACGTAATACGTCTAAACGAACGTAGCTGTTCAGGCGATGCAAGTATCATCTTCGTTGATATGGTAAGTAACTTAGAGCGTATCGGTGATCACGCTGTAAATATTGCTGATGGTGTTTTAGGAGAACAAGGAAAAGTAAATTTAAAACAATCATTATAA
- a CDS encoding YhdH/YhfP family quinone oxidoreductase, producing the protein MNHTSFRAMVVNEKENNQFERKLVEREVNSLPEGDVLIRVYYSSLNYKDALSATGNKGVTRTYPHTPGIDAAGEVVSSEGDSFKVGDQVIVTGYDLGMNTSGGFGEYIRVPSSWVAPLPKEMSLKESMMYGTAGFTAALSVYKLIRAGITPSTGDVLVTGATGGVGSVAVSILGKLGYSVVGATGKMEEKEMLLRLGAKKMIHRAELSDESGRPILKGIYAGVVDTVGGNVLESSLKVVKYGGCVTTCGNVAGHELNTTVYPFILRGISLLGIDSVQCPVDVRREVWALLAGEWKNSELLSYTEECTLKELDEKFTLILQGKLKGRTVVKVK; encoded by the coding sequence ATGAATCATACATCATTCCGAGCAATGGTCGTGAACGAAAAAGAAAATAATCAATTTGAAAGAAAGCTTGTTGAGAGAGAAGTCAATAGTTTACCTGAAGGAGACGTATTAATACGTGTTTATTATTCTTCATTAAATTATAAAGATGCCCTTTCAGCCACTGGTAATAAAGGTGTTACGAGAACATATCCTCATACGCCAGGAATCGATGCCGCAGGAGAAGTTGTGAGTAGTGAAGGTGACTCCTTTAAGGTAGGAGATCAAGTTATTGTAACGGGGTATGATTTAGGTATGAATACTTCTGGTGGTTTCGGAGAATATATTCGCGTGCCATCATCTTGGGTGGCGCCTTTACCAAAAGAAATGTCTTTGAAGGAAAGTATGATGTACGGGACAGCAGGTTTTACAGCTGCCTTATCGGTATATAAGCTCATTAGAGCAGGAATTACGCCTAGTACGGGAGATGTTTTAGTAACGGGTGCTACGGGCGGAGTAGGCAGTGTAGCAGTTAGTATTTTAGGAAAGCTAGGATATAGCGTAGTAGGGGCAACAGGGAAAATGGAAGAGAAAGAGATGCTACTACGTTTAGGTGCAAAAAAGATGATTCACCGCGCGGAGTTGAGTGATGAATCAGGAAGACCGATACTTAAAGGAATATACGCTGGGGTTGTCGATACTGTAGGCGGAAACGTGTTAGAAAGTTCTTTAAAGGTAGTTAAGTATGGAGGTTGTGTAACAACGTGTGGTAACGTAGCAGGGCATGAATTGAATACAACTGTATACCCATTCATATTACGAGGGATTAGCCTTTTAGGAATAGATTCAGTTCAATGTCCAGTAGATGTGAGAAGAGAGGTGTGGGCATTGCTAGCCGGTGAGTGGAAAAATTCAGAGCTATTATCTTATACAGAAGAATGTACATTAAAAGAATTAGATGAGAAGTTTACACTTATACTGCAAGGAAAGTTAAAAGGAAGAACGGTTGTAAAGGTGAAATGA